One Streptomyces sp. NBC_00554 DNA segment encodes these proteins:
- a CDS encoding 4-(cytidine 5'-diphospho)-2-C-methyl-D-erythritol kinase, with protein MTESVTVRVPAKVNVQLAVGGARPDGFHDLANVFLAVGLYDEVTVTAADELSVTCSGPDADQVPLDVTNLAARAAIELGRRYGVDPHVHIHIAKDIPVAGGMAGGSADGAGALLACDTLWGTNASREELLDICAELGSDVPFSLVGGAALGLGRGERLRALEVGGTFHWVFAMAGRGLSTPAVFREFDRMNEGVRIPEPVASQELFAALAKGDAAALAAAVSNDLQPAALSLFPELADTLAAGRAAGALAALVSGSGPTTAFLARDPESAAEVAEALSASGTCRTVRTASGAAPGATVLGH; from the coding sequence GTGACCGAGTCCGTGACCGTACGTGTCCCCGCCAAGGTCAACGTCCAGCTCGCGGTGGGCGGCGCCCGCCCCGACGGCTTCCACGACCTGGCCAACGTCTTTCTCGCGGTCGGCCTGTACGACGAGGTCACGGTGACGGCGGCGGACGAGCTGAGCGTCACCTGCTCGGGTCCTGATGCCGACCAAGTCCCCCTTGACGTGACGAATTTGGCGGCGCGGGCGGCCATCGAGCTCGGCCGCAGGTACGGCGTGGACCCCCACGTGCACATCCACATCGCCAAGGACATCCCCGTCGCGGGCGGCATGGCGGGCGGCAGCGCCGACGGAGCCGGCGCGCTGCTCGCCTGCGACACCCTGTGGGGTACGAACGCCTCGCGCGAGGAACTCCTCGACATCTGCGCCGAGTTGGGCAGCGACGTGCCGTTCAGCCTGGTGGGCGGGGCGGCGCTCGGCCTCGGACGGGGCGAGCGGCTGCGGGCGCTCGAGGTCGGCGGGACCTTCCACTGGGTGTTCGCGATGGCCGGGCGCGGGCTGTCCACCCCGGCGGTGTTCCGGGAGTTCGACCGGATGAACGAGGGCGTACGGATCCCCGAGCCCGTCGCCTCGCAGGAACTGTTCGCCGCCCTCGCGAAGGGAGACGCCGCCGCGCTCGCCGCCGCGGTCTCCAACGACCTGCAGCCCGCCGCGCTTTCGCTTTTCCCGGAGCTCGCCGACACCCTGGCCGCCGGCCGCGCCGCCGGCGCCCTCGCCGCGCTCGTCTCCGGTTCGGGTCCGACCACGGCGTTCCTCGCCCGTGATCCGGAGTCGGCGGCCGAGGTGGCCGAGGCGCTGTCGGCCTCCGGCACCTGCCGGACGGTGCGCACGGCGTCGGGAGCGGCGCCGGGCGCCACGGTGCTCGGTCACTGA